In Oncorhynchus keta strain PuntledgeMale-10-30-2019 chromosome 19, Oket_V2, whole genome shotgun sequence, a single genomic region encodes these proteins:
- the LOC118397709 gene encoding cilia- and flagella-associated protein 251 isoform X2, translating to MMKLVLVFALVASFFAENLLLPVGKERQREDVVTRCLVEVLSKALTKPDSHPLDQECKDILKAGAQHAALLEKKSDEEVLTHKEEVKGHEPELEVPGADVKDIEARLKSVEEKRETPEDEERSQESWDLNDEKEKRIWKPTHRYHHKEVSEEKREEPDEERSQESWRLGDEKEKRYRPTYRYTPKKLHIRDDKSEKCSQESWDLKDEKEKREEEEEREKRMWKPPHRYHHKKHHKRGADSSEEESEEKRSDESEEEEDREKRIWKPTNRYHHNKRHQRSGDSSAEEEEERRSDSDEQEEKRYLAEKRSEVESRLLGEIYEKRSPWAYRGYYHPAWWKRGIEPLTPSHKMEELAKLLKRHQLASQSEPAEERQKSIPLTPEEEKELQNLAAMDMELQKIAEKMHENRSK from the exons ATGATGAAACTTGTGCTTGTTTTTGCTTTGGTTGCGTCGTTCTTCGCAG AAAATCTATTACTTCCCGTTGGAAAAGAACGACAGAGAGAAGATGTG GTAACACGGTGCTTGGTTGAGGTCCTGTCCAAGGCACTGACCAAACCTGACTCTCACCCTCTGGATCAGGAATGCAAAGACATTCTCAAAGCAG GTGCCCAACATGCTGCTCTTCTGGAGAAGAAAAGTGATGAGGAGGTGCTGACCCATAAAGAGGAGGTCAAAGGTCATGAACCTGAGCTTGAGGTTCCAGGGGCTGATGTGAAGGACATCGAGGCCCGCCTGAAGtctgtggaggagaagagagagacaccgGAGGACGAAGAGCGCAGCCAGGAGTCATGGGACCTCAACgatgagaaggagaagaggatttGGAAACCAACGCACAGGTATCATCATAAAGAAGTGTctgaggaaaagagagaagagcCAGACGAAGAACGTAGTCAGGAATCCTGGAGGCTGGGTGATGAGAAGGAGAAGAGATATAGGCCTACCTATCGGTACACCCCAAAGAAATTACACATACGAGATGACAAAAGTGAAAAGTGCAGTCAGGAGTCCTGGGATCTGAAAGatgagaaggaaaagagagaggaggaagaggaaagagagaaaagaatgTGGAAACCCCCACACAGATATCACCACAAGAAACACCACAAACGAGGTGCTGACTCATcagaggaggaatcagaggaaAAGAGATCAGATGAGTCcgaagaagaggaggatagagagaagagaatcTGGAAACCAACAAACAGGTACCATCACAACAAGCGTCACCAACGCAGTGGGGATTCCTCGgcggaggaagaagaggaacGAAGGAGTGATTCTGACgaacaggaggagaagag GTACCTGGCGGAGAAGAGGAGTGAGGTGGAGAGTCGTCTCCTGGGGGAGATATATGAGAAACGTTCTCCCTGGGCGTACAGAGGATACTACCACCCTGCCTGGTGGAAGAGAGGCATAGAGCCACTTACACCATCACATAAG ATGGAGGAACTGGCAAAGCTGCTGAAGAGGCACCAACTGGCCAGCCAATCAGAGCCAGCGGAAGAGAGGCAGAAGAGCATACCTCTAACCCCAGAGGAG gagaagGAGCTGCAAAACCTAGCAGCTATGGACATGGAGCTACAGAAAATTGCTGAGAAGATGCATGAAAACAGGAGCAAATAG
- the LOC118397709 gene encoding trichohyalin isoform X1 encodes MMKLVLVFALVASFFAENLLLPVGKERQREDVVTRCLVEVLSKALTKPDSHPLDQECKDILKAGAQHAALLEKKSDEEVLTHKEEVKGHEPELEVPGADVKDIEARLKSVEEKRETPEDEERSQESWDLNDEKEKRIWKPTHRYHHKEVSEEKREEPDEERSQESWRLGDEKEKRYRPTYRYTPKKLHIRDDKSEKCSQESWDLKDEKEKREEEEEREKRMWKPPHRYHHKKHHKRGADSSEEESEEKRSDESEEEEDREKRIWKPTNRYHHNKRHQRSGDSSAEEEEERRSDSDEQEEKRYGDAEEERERYLAEKRSEVESRLLGEIYEKRSPWAYRGYYHPAWWKRGIEPLTPSHKMEELAKLLKRHQLASQSEPAEERQKSIPLTPEEEKELQNLAAMDMELQKIAEKMHENRSK; translated from the exons ATGATGAAACTTGTGCTTGTTTTTGCTTTGGTTGCGTCGTTCTTCGCAG AAAATCTATTACTTCCCGTTGGAAAAGAACGACAGAGAGAAGATGTG GTAACACGGTGCTTGGTTGAGGTCCTGTCCAAGGCACTGACCAAACCTGACTCTCACCCTCTGGATCAGGAATGCAAAGACATTCTCAAAGCAG GTGCCCAACATGCTGCTCTTCTGGAGAAGAAAAGTGATGAGGAGGTGCTGACCCATAAAGAGGAGGTCAAAGGTCATGAACCTGAGCTTGAGGTTCCAGGGGCTGATGTGAAGGACATCGAGGCCCGCCTGAAGtctgtggaggagaagagagagacaccgGAGGACGAAGAGCGCAGCCAGGAGTCATGGGACCTCAACgatgagaaggagaagaggatttGGAAACCAACGCACAGGTATCATCATAAAGAAGTGTctgaggaaaagagagaagagcCAGACGAAGAACGTAGTCAGGAATCCTGGAGGCTGGGTGATGAGAAGGAGAAGAGATATAGGCCTACCTATCGGTACACCCCAAAGAAATTACACATACGAGATGACAAAAGTGAAAAGTGCAGTCAGGAGTCCTGGGATCTGAAAGatgagaaggaaaagagagaggaggaagaggaaagagagaaaagaatgTGGAAACCCCCACACAGATATCACCACAAGAAACACCACAAACGAGGTGCTGACTCATcagaggaggaatcagaggaaAAGAGATCAGATGAGTCcgaagaagaggaggatagagagaagagaatcTGGAAACCAACAAACAGGTACCATCACAACAAGCGTCACCAACGCAGTGGGGATTCCTCGgcggaggaagaagaggaacGAAGGAGTGATTCTGACgaacaggaggagaagaggtacGGAGATgccgaggaggagagagagag GTACCTGGCGGAGAAGAGGAGTGAGGTGGAGAGTCGTCTCCTGGGGGAGATATATGAGAAACGTTCTCCCTGGGCGTACAGAGGATACTACCACCCTGCCTGGTGGAAGAGAGGCATAGAGCCACTTACACCATCACATAAG ATGGAGGAACTGGCAAAGCTGCTGAAGAGGCACCAACTGGCCAGCCAATCAGAGCCAGCGGAAGAGAGGCAGAAGAGCATACCTCTAACCCCAGAGGAG gagaagGAGCTGCAAAACCTAGCAGCTATGGACATGGAGCTACAGAAAATTGCTGAGAAGATGCATGAAAACAGGAGCAAATAG